A stretch of the Bacillus anthracis str. Vollum genome encodes the following:
- a CDS encoding AI-2E family transporter, which yields MEKINIRKRDKLKKFFREHNYLAVLLGFALLFINILLLTKISFVFTPFIVFLKTIFFPVLLAGVLFYILHPFVSLLEKKGVSRIVSIASIYLIVIGLFVFLVLTVIPIIKDQIDALIDNLPYFGHEIERAARRFGESNLLGKIQENLNIDVASMVKDYTVDFTKSLSSVTGNVTGFLSTVTEVVLTFVMVPFILFYLLKDGEQLPNHFLKFISEQRQPAAMRILDDMHYAISSYIRGQIIVSLFIGIMLLIGYLIIGIKYAVLLAILAMIVNIVPYVGPIIAITPALIIAFIDSPGMVLKVIIVMMVVQLAEGKFISPQVMGKKLDIHPITIIFIILTAGNLFGIMGIILAIPGYAILKVLVTHGYRFVKLNT from the coding sequence TTGGAGAAAATAAATATAAGAAAAAGAGATAAGCTGAAAAAGTTTTTTAGAGAACACAATTATTTAGCAGTGTTACTTGGGTTTGCACTATTGTTCATTAATATTTTGTTACTAACAAAAATATCATTTGTTTTTACGCCATTTATCGTCTTTTTAAAAACAATTTTCTTCCCGGTATTATTAGCGGGCGTACTATTTTACATTTTGCATCCATTCGTTTCACTTTTAGAAAAGAAAGGTGTTTCAAGAATCGTATCGATAGCCTCGATATACTTAATCGTAATTGGGTTATTTGTGTTTTTAGTTTTAACGGTTATTCCAATTATTAAAGATCAAATTGATGCATTAATAGATAACTTACCGTATTTCGGTCATGAAATTGAACGAGCAGCACGTAGATTCGGAGAAAGTAATTTACTAGGGAAAATTCAGGAGAATTTAAATATTGATGTAGCGAGTATGGTAAAAGACTACACAGTTGATTTTACGAAGTCGTTATCATCAGTAACTGGTAATGTAACTGGATTTTTAAGCACTGTGACAGAGGTCGTTTTAACGTTTGTAATGGTTCCGTTTATATTGTTCTATCTTTTAAAAGATGGTGAGCAATTACCGAATCATTTCTTAAAGTTTATTTCAGAACAAAGACAACCAGCAGCAATGAGAATACTAGATGATATGCATTATGCGATTAGTTCGTATATTAGAGGACAAATTATCGTTAGCTTATTTATCGGTATTATGCTATTAATTGGTTACCTTATTATCGGTATTAAATATGCGGTACTACTCGCTATTTTAGCGATGATTGTAAATATCGTTCCGTACGTAGGACCAATTATTGCAATTACACCAGCTTTAATTATTGCGTTTATTGATTCGCCAGGGATGGTTTTAAAGGTAATTATCGTAATGATGGTCGTACAATTAGCAGAAGGCAAATTTATTTCTCCGCAAGTCATGGGGAAAAAGCTAGATATTCACCCGATTACTATCATTTTTATTATTTTAACTGCCGGAAATTTATTTGGAATTATGGGCATTATTTTAGCAATTCCAGGGTATGCGATCTTAAAAGTGTTAGTTACGCACGGTTATCGATTTGTTAAGTTGAATACGTAG
- a CDS encoding GlsB/YeaQ/YmgE family stress response membrane protein, with protein MGWIITLIVGAIIGAIASSITGKNFPGGMFGNIIAGLLGASLGGKLFGSFGPSFGGIHVVPALLGAIVLIFIVSFVVKAAKK; from the coding sequence ATGGGATGGATTATCACATTAATAGTTGGTGCTATTATAGGTGCAATTGCTAGTTCTATAACGGGTAAAAATTTCCCGGGTGGTATGTTCGGTAATATAATTGCAGGTTTATTAGGTGCTTCGTTAGGTGGTAAGTTATTTGGATCCTTTGGGCCATCATTTGGTGGGATTCATGTTGTGCCAGCATTATTAGGAGCAATCGTGTTAATTTTTATTGTATCATTTGTAGTGAAAGCTGCAAAGAAATAG
- a CDS encoding GNAT family N-acetyltransferase, producing the protein MIQKLVTTSHRTATSILNIQIPAYEIEAKYINSTAIPRLYDTIADIQSCDEIFYGYFYEDTLAGFISFKIDKEEVDIHRLVVSPDHFHKGIATKLLLYIFDMFSSSKTYIVQTGKENTPALSLYKKHGFIEVQNIVLPDGVILTSLKKTENNK; encoded by the coding sequence ATGATTCAAAAATTAGTAACAACTTCTCACAGAACCGCTACTTCTATTTTAAACATTCAAATACCCGCTTATGAAATCGAGGCAAAATATATAAATAGTACAGCTATCCCTCGACTTTATGATACTATAGCCGATATTCAATCATGTGATGAAATTTTCTACGGCTATTTTTATGAAGATACACTTGCCGGGTTTATTTCTTTTAAGATTGATAAAGAGGAAGTTGATATTCATCGTTTAGTAGTTTCCCCCGATCATTTTCATAAAGGAATTGCGACGAAGCTATTACTATATATATTTGACATGTTCTCCTCTTCCAAAACATATATTGTACAAACAGGGAAAGAAAATACACCTGCTTTGTCTTTATATAAAAAACATGGCTTTATCGAAGTACAAAATATCGTATTGCCTGATGGTGTGATTTTAACCTCACTAAAAAAGACAGAAAACAATAAATAG